A DNA window from Aspergillus nidulans FGSC A4 chromosome V contains the following coding sequences:
- a CDS encoding uncharacterized protein (transcript_id=CADANIAT00002757), which translates to MVITDQLTKGVSPFYLSHRYNLSPFTPTQEVEHLAEEPTKSPIQKGEAIVQKVKEALDWAQASMAYSQQNTENQANKHRSPATNYQVGDKVWLSLKNIRTDRPSKKLDWKNAKYKVIGLVGSHAVPLNTPPGIHPVFHVDLLRLASSDPLPSQKNDDSQPPSIMVNDLSDSAKACAVLKAVSHLQDFLATTILLSHFFFSDSFLIENAIGDAYRKKAKSSQFLPDWLHILYTSVNLKKQRVETILLWRMS; encoded by the exons atggttatcacagaccaattaaccaaag gggtcagccccttctatctaagccataggtacaacctcagcccatttacccctacccaggaggtagagcatctagctgaagaaccaaccaagagtcctatccagaaaggggaagccatcgtacagaaagttaaggaagccctagactgggctcaagcctccatggcctattcccaacagaatacagagaatcaggctaataaacacaggagcccggccacaaactaccaagtaggagataaggtctggctaagtctgaagaacatccgtacggaccgacccagtaagaaacttgactggaagaacgccaagtataaggttataggcctggtgggcagtcatgctgtaccgctgaatacgcccccagggatccatccagtcttccatgtggacctgcttcggctggcttcatcagatccacttccttcccagaagaatgatgatagccagccccctagcatcatggtgaacg accttagtgactcggccaaggcctgcgctgtcctgaaggcggtgagccacctacaagacttccttgcaacaacaatccttctttctcatttcttctttagcgattccttctt GATAGAAAATGCTATAGGAGATGCTTACAGGAAAAAAGCCAAATCTAGCCAATTTCTACCTGATTGGTTGCATATCTTATACACATCAGTA aacctgaagaagcagcgagTTGAGACA ATCCTTTTGTGGAGGATGAGTTAA
- a CDS encoding uncharacterized protein (transcript_id=CADANIAT00002756) translates to MPAVCEPQIRQKHIRDGKTFSYVRNSNSEALLGEGKQYDFHIKNPATTTPKHARKRAAALAALVAGEEEEEDEEAEEEEDKEEEENARRRKGKAPATSARKGEALAQTLLLVAAEYADDAGFQGFGGEEEEEGREEEKMKNESELSLLDKEILTLGRS, encoded by the exons ATGCCGGCTGTCTGCGAGCCTCAGATTCGGCAAAAGCACATTAGGGACGGCAAAACCTTCAGTTACGTCCGTAACAGCAATTCTGAGGCCCTTCTGGG tgagggcaagcagtatgaCTTTCACA TCAAAAATCCTGCAACTACTACCCCCAAGCACGCCCGCAAGCGTGCTGCCGCCCTTGctgcgcttgttgctggagaggaagaagaggaagatgaggaggcggaggaggaggaggataaagaggaggaagagaatgccCGCCGCCGCAAAGGCAAAGCCCCGGCCACCTCTGCCCGCAAGGGG GAAGCTCTCGCCCAGACGCTGCTCCTGGTAGCCGCCGAGTATgccgatgatgctggtttCCAGGGGTttggtggagaggaagaggaggaaggaagggaggaggagaaaatgaaaaatgaGTCTGAGCTCTCCTTACTGGATAAGgagattctgactcttgGCAGGTCATAA
- a CDS encoding uncharacterized protein (transcript_id=CADANIAT00002758) has protein sequence MTATTLLDHKNIFCLYCYGSFAYTRTLDLSDSAKACAVLKAVSHLQDFLATTILLSHFFFSDSFFMRRPFTMTMEEESIALLLQQLQELCTEMQTQKQQLQEENNSLRAELQAVRNSQLRNHPPVTTTVTSATPTPYERSYPCPRHLDVEPFTGEDPKDYPPFQMNLRTKFTIDAACYPTEEEQVYYAYSCLRGKASQCILPWLLACQKSETPVLWAEFSAVLDKAFGDPDQQRKALV, from the exons ATGACCGCTACTACTCTGCTAGA CCACAAGAATATATTTTGTCTttactgttatgggtcctttgcctatacaaggaccttagaccttagtgactcggccaaggcctgcgctgtcctgaaggcggtgagccacctacaagacttccttgcaacaacaatccttctttctcatttcttctttagcgattccttctt tatgaggagaccttttactatgacaatggaagaagaaagcatcgcattgttgctacagcagctccaggagctctgtacagagatgcagactcagaaacaacagctccaagaagagaataacagcttacgggcggaactacaggccgtacggaactcgcaactgagaaaccatccaccagttaccactacagttacatccgcaacgcccaccccctacgaacgaagctatccctgTCCTCGTCACCtggatgtcgaaccctttactggagaagaccctaaggactaccctcctttccagatgaaccttcgtacaAAGTTTACAATtgacgccgcctgctaccctacagaggaggaacaagtttactatgcctacagctgcctgagaggaaaagccagccagtgtatactaccatggctcttggcttgccagaaatctgagactcctgtgctatgggcagaattctccgcggtactagacaaggcctttggtgaccctgaccaacagagaaaggctcttgtatAA